A window of the Vibrio pomeroyi genome harbors these coding sequences:
- a CDS encoding DUF2391 family protein has translation MKLSFNFEDASQIFVGSFALAVPISFSEEAWKLGETLPTANLLLLFLLSAVFLGFYTYESVFQKDIVARLPVFIFRIVIAYVMTALVVALVLTCLDKLPLLSDPIVSIKRVIVISMPASMGAIVVDSFDKE, from the coding sequence ATGAAATTAAGTTTTAACTTTGAAGATGCTAGCCAGATCTTTGTTGGATCTTTTGCTTTGGCCGTACCGATTTCTTTTTCTGAAGAGGCCTGGAAACTAGGGGAGACTTTACCCACAGCTAACTTATTATTACTGTTCTTGTTGTCTGCGGTGTTCCTGGGCTTTTATACCTATGAGAGTGTCTTTCAGAAAGATATTGTTGCTCGCCTGCCGGTCTTTATTTTTCGAATCGTTATTGCTTATGTGATGACAGCGTTGGTTGTTGCGTTGGTACTGACTTGTTTGGACAAGTTGCCTTTACTAAGCGATCCAATTGTATCGATCAAAAGGGTGATTGTAATTTCCATGCCTGCATCTATGGGAGCGATTGTAGTGGATAGTTTTGATAAAGAGTGA
- the hemW gene encoding radical SAM family heme chaperone HemW: protein MHDTALIPPALSLYVHIPWCVQKCPYCDFNSHALKADIPEKEYIDALLEDLDTDIEKYQLKGAPRPLHSIFIGGGTPSLFSPEGIGRLLQGIEQRIPFKPEIEITMEANPGTIEAERFAGYQKAGITRISVGVQSFEQEKLERLGRIHGQDEAVNAAHLAHKIGLNSFNLDLMHGLPDQSIDQALADLDKAIELNPPHLSWYQLTIEPNTMFYYKTPKLPDDDDLWDIFDLGHKKLADAGYVQYEISGYSKPGYQCQHNLNYWRFGDYLGIGCGSHGKLSFADGRIIRTTKVKHPRGYLAAYQNMVKPYLSDEFEVPNEDRPFEFFMNRFRLMEACPKQDFIDTTGLGFDAVQSTIEWAKELGYLNETDTHWQITEKGKLFLNDLLEAFMAEEDE from the coding sequence ATGCACGATACAGCGCTTATACCACCAGCACTTAGTCTCTATGTACACATCCCATGGTGTGTACAAAAGTGTCCGTATTGTGATTTCAACTCACACGCTCTGAAAGCCGATATTCCTGAAAAGGAGTACATCGATGCGCTGCTTGAGGATCTCGATACTGATATCGAAAAGTACCAACTCAAGGGCGCACCTCGTCCATTGCACTCAATCTTTATTGGTGGTGGTACCCCGAGCCTATTCTCTCCAGAAGGGATAGGTCGATTACTCCAAGGCATTGAACAACGTATCCCGTTCAAACCGGAAATCGAAATCACCATGGAAGCCAACCCAGGCACCATTGAAGCTGAACGTTTTGCAGGTTACCAAAAGGCGGGTATTACTCGAATCTCAGTGGGTGTACAAAGCTTTGAGCAAGAGAAGCTAGAAAGACTTGGGCGAATTCATGGTCAAGATGAAGCAGTGAATGCCGCTCACTTAGCACATAAGATCGGATTGAACAGTTTCAACTTAGATCTCATGCATGGCTTGCCGGATCAAAGCATAGATCAAGCATTGGCGGATCTAGATAAAGCGATCGAGCTTAATCCTCCACACTTATCTTGGTATCAACTAACAATAGAACCTAACACCATGTTCTATTACAAAACGCCAAAGCTACCTGACGACGATGACCTTTGGGATATTTTCGACCTAGGTCATAAGAAACTCGCAGACGCAGGCTATGTGCAGTACGAAATTTCAGGCTACAGCAAGCCCGGCTACCAGTGTCAACATAACCTTAACTATTGGCGCTTTGGTGACTACCTAGGTATTGGTTGTGGCTCTCATGGCAAGCTGAGTTTTGCTGATGGACGCATCATTCGCACGACTAAGGTTAAACACCCTAGAGGCTATTTAGCGGCTTACCAAAACATGGTGAAGCCTTATCTATCTGATGAGTTTGAAGTGCCGAATGAAGACCGCCCTTTTGAGTTCTTTATGAACCGCTTTAGGTTAATGGAAGCGTGTCCAAAACAAGATTTCATCGATACGACAGGGCTTGGTTTTGACGCTGTTCAGTCAACGATTGAGTGGGCAAAAGAGCTAGGTTACTTAAACGAAACCGACACTCACTGGCAGATCACCGAAAAAGGAAAGCTGTTCTTAAATGATCTGCTGGAAGCTTTTATGGCTGAAGAAGACGAATAG
- a CDS encoding methyl-accepting chemotaxis protein, with product MKLKTQAYLLSGIILIALLALTATGLWTLRVASNMDNKARVTELFKSAYSILTEVEKMAIDGTLEEQQAKQLATRLLRNNIYKDNEYVYVADENMTFVATPLDPQLHGTSFNDFKDGDGNSVGQLIQRVLGNRTGQIVEYTWTQNLPDGTIEEKLSIAEKTPHWGWVVGTGIGFNEVNARFWSTAQWQLFLCVMIAGLILSSLIVSIKRMLALLGGEPKDVREAVQAVAEGRIQTSFETQAINGSIYHAVQQMSKSLAELVSNLNASMLALRGELQRVEDRAGSIAQLTETQQQSTEMIATAMTEMASSANNVADSAGDTARNTDEADKQSKHTQRLIRNTVDNIQGLAGQLGTASEAVANLDNDVNNIVKVLDVIGDIAEQTNLLALNAAIEAARAGEQGRGFAVVADEVRNLAGRTQSSTKEIQLMINNLQEGSRNAIQTMKVCAATSESTVTESQNASEALQQIVIALESISSMSHQIATAAAEQTQVSDDISKRINMIEESGNQLSNVVTESHNSTQTLASLSNELEAWVNRFEVKH from the coding sequence ATGAAATTAAAAACGCAAGCTTACTTATTATCAGGCATCATCTTGATCGCCTTGCTAGCGCTGACTGCTACTGGTTTATGGACCTTGAGAGTCGCTAGCAACATGGACAACAAAGCTCGCGTTACAGAGCTATTTAAGAGTGCATACAGCATTCTTACTGAAGTCGAGAAAATGGCTATTGATGGAACTTTAGAAGAGCAACAAGCGAAACAACTTGCTACTCGCCTACTGCGTAACAACATCTATAAAGACAATGAATACGTCTACGTTGCAGATGAAAACATGACGTTTGTCGCGACACCGCTAGATCCACAGCTGCATGGAACCAGCTTCAATGACTTTAAAGACGGTGATGGAAATAGCGTAGGCCAGCTTATACAAAGAGTACTTGGCAATCGTACTGGACAGATCGTTGAATACACTTGGACGCAAAATCTGCCAGACGGAACCATTGAAGAAAAACTGTCTATTGCAGAGAAAACCCCGCACTGGGGTTGGGTTGTCGGCACAGGTATCGGCTTCAACGAAGTTAACGCTCGTTTTTGGTCTACCGCTCAATGGCAGCTATTCCTTTGTGTCATGATTGCAGGCCTCATTCTATCGAGCTTAATCGTATCCATTAAACGCATGCTAGCGCTTCTTGGTGGCGAGCCTAAAGATGTAAGAGAAGCGGTACAAGCCGTCGCAGAAGGTCGTATTCAAACCTCTTTCGAAACTCAAGCGATCAACGGCAGTATCTATCACGCTGTTCAGCAAATGAGTAAATCGTTAGCTGAACTAGTATCGAACCTAAATGCTTCTATGCTGGCATTAAGAGGCGAATTACAGCGCGTGGAAGATCGTGCAGGTTCTATCGCTCAACTAACCGAAACTCAGCAACAATCGACTGAGATGATCGCGACAGCAATGACCGAAATGGCTTCTTCGGCTAACAATGTTGCTGATTCAGCAGGCGATACAGCTCGTAATACTGATGAAGCAGACAAGCAGAGCAAGCATACCCAACGTCTTATTCGCAACACAGTAGACAACATTCAAGGGCTAGCAGGCCAACTAGGTACAGCAAGTGAAGCTGTCGCTAATCTAGATAACGATGTAAATAACATTGTGAAAGTACTCGACGTTATCGGTGACATTGCAGAACAGACTAACCTATTGGCACTGAATGCAGCTATTGAGGCCGCACGAGCTGGCGAACAAGGTCGTGGGTTTGCGGTTGTTGCTGACGAAGTTCGTAACCTTGCTGGTCGAACACAATCAAGCACCAAAGAAATCCAATTGATGATTAATAACCTTCAAGAAGGCTCTCGTAACGCTATTCAAACCATGAAAGTGTGTGCAGCAACCAGTGAGAGCACCGTAACCGAGTCTCAAAATGCCTCTGAAGCGCTACAACAGATTGTTATCGCTCTGGAGTCTATTTCCTCGATGAGTCATCAAATCGCGACAGCTGCTGCTGAGCAGACCCAGGTGAGCGATGACATTTCAAAGCGCATCAACATGATCGAAGAAAGTGGCAACCAACTGAGTAATGTCGTGACAGAAAGTCACAACAGTACCCAAACCCTAGCCTCTCTTTCTAACGAATTAGAAGCTTGGGTTAATAGGTTTGAAGTAAAACACTAA
- the mltC gene encoding membrane-bound lytic murein transglycosylase MltC codes for MKKLSYFLTAMLLTGCSREFVESIYDVNYEPTNRFVSNLAELPGQFEKDTGALDALINSFSGNIQKRWGSSEVKIAGKSNYVKYIDNYLSRSEVNFSEGLITVETVSSTEPKKHLKNAIMTTLLTPDDPAHVDLFSSKSIKLEGKPFLYNQVVDQEKKPIQWTWRANQFADYLIANNLKTKEVDFKKAYYVEIPMVADHASQRSYQYADIVRRASQRYDIPEDLIYAIIKTESSFNPYAVSWANAYGLMQVVPKTAGRDVFKLVKNKPGEPTPEYLFNPENNIDAGTAYFYILKNRYLKDVQHPTTLEYSMISAYNGGTGGVLNTFSKDRKRAMRDLNSLQPSQAYWALTKKHPNKESRRYLEKVTKFKKDFNQGKT; via the coding sequence ATGAAAAAGCTAAGTTACTTCCTAACAGCCATGTTATTAACAGGCTGCAGCCGTGAATTTGTCGAAAGCATTTATGATGTGAATTACGAACCGACCAACCGATTTGTCAGCAACTTGGCAGAGCTACCTGGTCAGTTTGAAAAAGACACCGGTGCACTGGATGCTTTGATTAATAGCTTTTCTGGCAATATCCAAAAGCGCTGGGGCAGCAGTGAAGTAAAAATAGCAGGTAAGAGTAACTATGTGAAATACATAGATAATTACTTGAGTCGTTCAGAAGTAAACTTTAGCGAAGGCCTGATCACAGTAGAAACTGTGTCCTCAACTGAGCCTAAAAAACACCTCAAAAATGCAATAATGACGACGCTTTTGACACCAGATGATCCGGCGCATGTCGACCTATTCTCTTCAAAAAGCATCAAGTTAGAAGGTAAACCTTTCCTCTACAATCAGGTCGTCGACCAAGAGAAAAAGCCCATTCAATGGACATGGCGCGCTAACCAATTCGCAGATTACTTGATCGCTAATAACCTCAAAACTAAAGAGGTCGACTTTAAAAAAGCCTACTACGTTGAGATCCCAATGGTGGCCGATCACGCGAGTCAGCGTAGTTATCAATATGCCGATATCGTGCGCAGAGCGTCTCAGCGTTATGACATTCCTGAAGACTTGATTTACGCCATCATCAAAACAGAAAGTAGTTTTAACCCATATGCTGTGAGCTGGGCGAATGCTTACGGTCTTATGCAAGTCGTGCCGAAAACTGCAGGTCGAGACGTATTTAAGCTGGTAAAGAACAAGCCTGGAGAACCGACCCCTGAGTATTTATTCAATCCAGAAAACAACATTGATGCTGGCACGGCGTACTTTTACATCCTTAAAAATCGTTATTTAAAAGACGTGCAACACCCAACAACACTTGAGTACAGCATGATTTCTGCATACAACGGCGGTACTGGTGGCGTACTCAATACGTTCAGTAAGGACAGAAAACGAGCAATGCGAGACCTAAACTCGCTCCAACCTAGCCAAGCGTACTGGGCACTTACCAAGAAGCACCCAAATAAAGAGTCGCGCCGATACCTAGAAAAAGTAACAAAATTCAAGAAAGATTTTAACCAAGGTAAAACGTAA
- a CDS encoding oxidative damage protection protein, with the protein MSRTVFCARLQKDAEGLDFQLYPGDLGKRIFDNISKEAWGQWQSKQTMLINEKKLNMMDPEHRKLLETEMVNFLFEGKDVVIDGYTPPSE; encoded by the coding sequence ATGAGCCGCACTGTATTTTGTGCTCGCCTCCAGAAAGACGCTGAAGGCTTAGATTTTCAACTTTACCCAGGTGACTTAGGTAAGCGTATCTTTGACAACATCTCTAAAGAAGCTTGGGGACAATGGCAAAGCAAGCAAACAATGCTGATCAATGAAAAGAAGCTAAATATGATGGATCCTGAGCATCGTAAACTTCTTGAAACTGAGATGGTTAACTTCCTTTTCGAAGGTAAAGATGTCGTAATTGATGGCTATACTCCACCAAGCGAATAA
- a CDS encoding DUF4426 domain-containing protein, with protein MRLWITALLTALVALPSSAGQFKNIKDVEVHYSAFNSTFLTAQVAKQYKLKRNGYSAILNISVLDRASLGKPATTAKITGTAKNLVGNTRTLNFREIKEGDAIYYLAEFPVTHEENITFNIDVNAGLKGTGPLRFTQKFYIEE; from the coding sequence ATGCGTCTATGGATTACAGCACTACTCACCGCTCTTGTTGCCCTACCAAGCTCAGCAGGACAATTTAAAAACATTAAGGATGTCGAGGTTCACTACTCGGCTTTTAACTCGACATTTCTAACAGCTCAGGTCGCTAAGCAATACAAGCTTAAGCGAAATGGCTACTCAGCGATTCTGAACATCAGCGTGTTAGACAGAGCTTCCCTTGGCAAGCCAGCAACAACGGCTAAAATCACAGGAACAGCGAAGAACCTTGTCGGCAACACTCGCACACTTAACTTCCGCGAAATAAAGGAGGGTGATGCGATTTATTACCTAGCTGAGTTCCCTGTAACACACGAAGAAAACATCACTTTTAATATCGATGTTAACGCAGGTTTGAAAGGCACAGGCCCACTGCGATTCACACAAAAATTCTATATAGAAGAGTAA
- the glsB gene encoding glutaminase B — protein MKPTQAILAEILDEVRPLIGQGKVADYIPALARVSNQKLAIAVYTNEGEVIQAGDAEEAFSVQSISKALSLTLAMVLYKPEEIWQRVGKEPSGQAFNSMIQLEMEHGIPRNPFINAGAIVVADLLQSRLSAPRHRLLEFVRQLSGDTHIVYDKVVAASEMMHSDRNAAIAYLMRSFGNFENDVIPVLNNYFHACALKMTCVDLAKTFSYLANKGVSVQTKKEIITPVQTKQLNALLATCGLYDGAGEFAYRVGMPGKSGVGGGIIAIVPGEMTIAVWSPELDPSGNSLAGTKALELLSERIGRSIF, from the coding sequence ATGAAACCAACTCAAGCTATTTTGGCCGAGATTTTAGACGAAGTTCGTCCCCTAATTGGTCAGGGAAAGGTTGCTGATTATATCCCTGCATTGGCTCGCGTATCGAACCAGAAACTGGCGATTGCGGTATACACAAACGAAGGTGAGGTGATTCAAGCAGGTGATGCAGAGGAGGCCTTTTCTGTGCAATCTATCTCTAAAGCCTTGAGCCTGACGTTAGCTATGGTGTTATACAAGCCTGAAGAGATTTGGCAACGCGTAGGCAAAGAGCCTTCTGGTCAAGCCTTTAATTCTATGATTCAGCTTGAGATGGAACATGGCATCCCCCGCAACCCGTTCATTAATGCGGGTGCAATTGTCGTTGCAGACCTACTACAAAGCCGCTTGTCTGCGCCTAGACACCGTTTGTTAGAGTTTGTTCGTCAGCTATCGGGTGATACTCATATTGTGTATGACAAGGTGGTAGCTGCTTCAGAAATGATGCACAGCGATCGTAATGCTGCCATTGCTTATTTGATGCGTTCATTTGGTAACTTTGAGAATGATGTTATCCCAGTTCTGAATAACTACTTCCATGCTTGTGCGCTTAAAATGACGTGTGTGGATTTGGCGAAAACCTTTAGTTATTTGGCGAACAAAGGTGTGTCGGTTCAGACTAAGAAAGAGATCATCACGCCAGTTCAAACTAAGCAGTTGAATGCCTTGCTTGCGACATGTGGTTTGTACGATGGGGCGGGTGAGTTTGCTTACCGTGTTGGTATGCCGGGTAAGTCGGGTGTGGGTGGCGGTATTATTGCCATCGTTCCGGGTGAGATGACAATCGCCGTGTGGTCTCCAGAGCTTGATCCTTCTGGTAACTCTCTTGCTGGTACTAAGGCGCTAGAGTTGCTTTCAGAGCGAATTGGTCGTTCTATTTTTTAA
- the trmB gene encoding tRNA (guanosine(46)-N7)-methyltransferase TrmB, which translates to MSEVTTNEYTEDGKLVRKIRSFVRREGRLTKGQENAMNECWPTMGIDYNPELLNWKEVFGNDNPVVLEIGFGMGASLVEMAKNAPEKNFLGIEVHSPGVGACLGTARDAGVTNLRVMCHDAVEVFEHMIPDSSLHTLQLFFPDPWHKARHHKRRIVKAEFAEMVRGKLQLDTGIFHMATDWENYAEHMIEVMNVAPGFENIAEDGDYIPRPDERPLTKFEARGHRLGHGVWDIKYKRTK; encoded by the coding sequence ATGAGTGAAGTGACCACTAACGAATATACTGAAGACGGCAAACTGGTTCGTAAGATCCGTAGTTTTGTTCGCCGCGAAGGCCGCTTAACAAAAGGCCAAGAAAACGCGATGAATGAATGTTGGCCAACAATGGGTATCGACTACAACCCAGAGCTTCTGAATTGGAAAGAAGTATTTGGCAACGATAACCCAGTTGTACTAGAGATTGGCTTCGGTATGGGTGCATCACTGGTTGAAATGGCAAAGAACGCACCTGAGAAAAACTTCTTAGGTATTGAGGTTCACAGCCCAGGTGTTGGTGCTTGTTTAGGTACAGCGCGTGATGCTGGCGTAACTAACTTGCGTGTAATGTGTCACGATGCAGTAGAAGTATTTGAACACATGATTCCAGATAGCAGCCTGCATACACTGCAACTGTTCTTCCCTGACCCATGGCACAAAGCTCGTCACCACAAACGTCGTATTGTTAAGGCTGAGTTTGCAGAAATGGTTCGCGGTAAGCTTCAACTTGATACTGGTATTTTCCACATGGCAACAGACTGGGAAAACTACGCAGAGCACATGATTGAAGTGATGAACGTTGCTCCAGGCTTCGAGAATATCGCTGAAGATGGTGATTACATTCCTCGCCCTGATGAGCGTCCACTGACTAAATTTGAAGCTCGTGGCCACCGTCTTGGTCATGGTGTTTGGGATATTAAGTACAAGCGTACTAAGTAA
- a CDS encoding XTP/dITP diphosphatase — translation MSKIVLATGNQGKVREMADILSEFGFDVVAQSEFNVSQVAETGTTFIENAIIKARHAAKETGLPAIADDSGLEVDFLKGAPGIYSARYSGEGATDKQNIEKLLDAMQGVETEKRTARFHCVLVLMRHENDPTPLVCHGKWEGRILTEEHGENGFGYDPVFFVPEDNCASAELESTRKKQLSHRGKALASLFEAIKEQAL, via the coding sequence ATGAGTAAGATTGTTTTAGCCACAGGCAACCAAGGTAAAGTTCGCGAGATGGCAGATATTCTGTCTGAGTTTGGTTTTGACGTTGTCGCACAAAGTGAGTTCAACGTTTCACAAGTCGCTGAAACAGGAACAACTTTCATTGAAAATGCCATCATCAAGGCTCGCCATGCTGCTAAAGAGACAGGGCTACCAGCGATCGCTGACGACTCAGGTTTAGAGGTTGATTTCCTTAAGGGTGCTCCGGGCATCTACTCAGCTCGTTACTCAGGTGAAGGGGCGACGGATAAGCAAAACATTGAAAAGCTACTTGATGCCATGCAAGGTGTGGAAACTGAAAAGCGTACTGCTCGTTTCCACTGTGTGTTGGTGCTAATGCGTCACGAAAACGATCCAACACCATTAGTGTGTCACGGTAAATGGGAAGGTCGTATTCTGACTGAAGAGCACGGTGAGAATGGCTTTGGCTACGATCCTGTATTCTTTGTACCAGAAGATAACTGTGCATCTGCTGAGCTAGAATCTACACGTAAAAAGCAGCTTTCACACCGCGGTAAAGCCCTTGCTTCTCTATTCGAAGCAATCAAGGAGCAAGCTCTGTAA
- the mutY gene encoding A/G-specific adenine glycosylase has translation MTPFATAILKWYDAYGRKELPWQQNKTAYTVWLSEIMLQQTQVATVIPYYQRFLERFPTVIDLANAEQDEVLHLWTGLGYYARARNLHKAAKIVAEQYGGEFPLSLEEMNALPGIGRSTAAAVLSSVHKLPHAILDGNVKRTLARSFAVEGWPGQKKVENQLWEHAEAHTPKKNVDKYNQAMMDMGAMVCTRSKPKCTLCPIESMCEAKKLDRQLDFPGKKPKKEKPVKETWFVILYHNNQVWLEQRPQSGIWGGLFCFPQNENAEIEHQLDLRSIKDAETDSIKTMIAFRHTFSHYHLDITPVLVKLDKQPDLIMEGTKGLWYNLSKPEEIGLAAPVKQLIESLPFELNDDV, from the coding sequence GTGACTCCTTTCGCAACCGCCATATTAAAGTGGTATGACGCCTACGGGCGTAAAGAATTACCTTGGCAACAAAACAAAACCGCCTACACCGTTTGGTTATCTGAAATCATGCTTCAGCAGACTCAGGTCGCCACGGTGATTCCATACTACCAGCGCTTCTTAGAACGCTTTCCTACGGTGATTGACCTAGCGAACGCTGAACAAGATGAGGTGCTCCACTTATGGACGGGGCTTGGTTATTACGCGCGAGCTCGTAACTTGCATAAAGCAGCTAAGATTGTTGCTGAGCAGTATGGTGGTGAGTTTCCGCTTTCTCTTGAAGAGATGAACGCGCTACCGGGTATTGGCCGCTCAACAGCCGCCGCAGTGCTGTCTTCCGTTCATAAGCTTCCTCATGCGATTCTTGATGGCAATGTAAAGCGAACGCTTGCAAGAAGCTTTGCCGTTGAAGGTTGGCCTGGACAAAAGAAGGTTGAAAACCAACTTTGGGAGCATGCAGAAGCTCATACTCCGAAGAAAAATGTCGATAAGTACAATCAGGCAATGATGGACATGGGTGCCATGGTTTGTACTCGTAGCAAACCTAAATGTACTCTGTGTCCGATTGAAAGCATGTGTGAAGCTAAGAAGCTTGATAGACAACTCGACTTCCCGGGCAAGAAACCTAAGAAAGAGAAACCAGTAAAAGAAACATGGTTTGTGATTCTTTATCACAACAATCAAGTGTGGCTTGAACAGCGTCCTCAGTCTGGTATCTGGGGAGGCTTATTCTGCTTTCCTCAAAATGAAAACGCAGAGATTGAACATCAGTTAGATCTTCGCTCGATCAAAGATGCTGAAACCGATTCAATCAAGACCATGATTGCGTTTAGGCACACTTTCAGTCACTACCACTTAGATATCACACCAGTATTAGTAAAATTAGATAAACAACCAGATTTGATAATGGAAGGGACCAAAGGTCTCTGGTATAACTTATCAAAACCGGAAGAAATTGGCCTAGCCGCTCCTGTGAAGCAGCTTATTGAGAGCCTACCCTTTGAACTGAACGACGACGTTTGA